In the Brassica napus cultivar Da-Ae chromosome A7, Da-Ae, whole genome shotgun sequence genome, one interval contains:
- the LOC106421582 gene encoding RING-H2 finger protein ATL8 — protein MARLLFRLLQEATPPSPAKASPTLNSDLIVIIAALLCALICVLGLVAVSRCSWLRRIAASRSSAANSDQNPQPPVAAANKGLKKKVLRSLPKLTYSPDSPPAEKLAECAICLTEFAAGDELRVLPQCGHGFHVACIDTWLGSHSSCPSCRQVLVVARCQKCGGVPGSSSSGSESDTRVKQREDEDEPNSFLP, from the coding sequence ATGGCGCGTCTTCTCTTTCGTCTCCTTCAAGAAGCCACTCCTCCGTCGCCGGCCAAAGCTTCTCCGACGTTAAACTCTGACCTCATAGTCATCATAGCAGCTCTCCTCTGCGCACTGATTTGCGTTCTCGGCTTAGTCGCCGTCTCTCGATGCTCCTGGCTCCGTCGCATCGCCGCCAGTAGGAGCTCCGCTGCGAACTCCGATCAGAATCCTCAACCGCCGGTGGCTGCGGCCAACAAAGGATTGAAAAAGAAAGTTCTACGTTCTCTGCCGAAGCTCACTTACTCGCCGGATTCTCCTCCGGCGGAGAAACTGGCCGAGTGTGCGATCTGCCTGACGGAGTTCGCCGCCGGCGATGAGCTCAGAGTGTTGCCGCAGTGCGGTCACGGTTTTCACGTGGCGTGTATCGACACGTGGCTTGGGTCTCACTCTTCGTGTCCTTCTTGCCGTCAGGTCTTGGTGGTTGCCAGGTGTCAAAAATGTGGCGGCGTACCCGGTAGCTCAAGCTCAGGATCCGAATCCGATACCCGGGTCAAGCAAcgtgaagatgaagatgaaccTAATAGCTTCTTGCCTTGA
- the LOC106421602 gene encoding protein CUP-SHAPED COTYLEDON 3, protein MMLAVEDVLSELAGEERNDRGLPPGFRFHPTDEELITFYLASKVFHGGLCGIHIAEVDLNRCEPWELPEMAKMGEREWYFYSLRDRKYPTGLRTNRATTAGYWKATGKDKEVFAGGGGGGGALVGMKKTLVFYKGRAPRGLKTKWVMHEYRLETDLSHRHTCKEEWVICRVFNKTGDRKNVGIHNQISYLHNTSLSTTHQQHNHYHHLEILPPLLEPSKTLTNFPSLLYDDTHQNYNNNLLHGSSAHNVDEFKTLINPAVSQLNGVIFSPENSNYNNEDDNNFGVKTEQYSNGGNNDLDVRDYLDNPFCQEAGYGLLGLSSSPGPLMLLDSPYVL, encoded by the exons ATGATGCTTGCGGTGGAAGATGTGTTGAGTGAGCTCGCCGGAGAAGAAAGAAACGACAGAGGTTTACCACCTGGCTTCCGGTTTCACCCGACGGACGAAGAGCTCATAACTTTCTACTTAGCCTCTAAAGTCTTCCATGGAGGTCTATGTGGCATTCACATTGCCGAAGTTGACCTCAATCGCTGCGAACCCTGGGAACTCCCTg AAATGGCCAAGATGGGAGAGAGAGAGTGGTACTTTTACAGTCTAAGGGATAGAAAATATCCCACAGGGCTAAGGACTAACAGAGCCACTACCGCTGGATACTGGAAGGCTACCGGAAAAGATAAGGAGGTCTTTGCCGGCGGTGGCGGCGGCGGAGGAGCACTTGTCGGAATGAAGAAGACCCTTGTGTTCTACAAGGGTAGGGCTCCACGAGGCCTCAAGACTAAGTGGGTCATGCATGAGTATCGCCTCGAAACTGACCTTTCTCACCGCCACACGTGTAAG GAGGAATGGGTGATTTGCAGAGTGTTTAACAAAACAGGAGACAGAAAGAATGTTGGAATCCATAACCAAATCAGCTACCTCCATAACACTTCACTATCAACAAcacatcaacaacataaccattATCATCATCTTGAAATCTTGCCTCCTCTTCTTGAACCATCTAAAACCCTAACCAACTTTCCATCGCTACTCTACGATGATACCCACCAAAATTACAATAATAACCTACTCCATGGATCATCAGCCCACAACGTTGACGAGTTCAAAACCCTAATCAACCCAGCCGTGTCTCAGCTCAACGGAGTCATTTTCTCTCCAGAAAACAGCAACTACAACAACGAGGACGACAACAACTTTGGCGTTAAGACAGAGCAATATTCGAACGGTGGCAATAACGATCTTGATGTGCGAGACTACTTAGACAACCCTTTTTGCCAGGAAGCGGGTTACGGTCTGTTGGgtctttcatcttctcctggACCTCTTATGCTATTAGATTCTCCATATGTCCTTTAG
- the LOC106421564 gene encoding probable inorganic phosphate transporter 1-9 — MEKVMSISKSSQVEEDLPQLPSSSSSTSSSYKLFSRRFFSLHGRDLFAASANWFLVDVVFYTSNLLLSQILNVSNKPHNVYDSAFEVAKVAATVAVCSTIPGYWFTVYFIDRVGRVKIQIMGFFLMAVVYLVAGIPYSWYRSDHGYTSNKGFVVLYGLIFFFSNFGPNTTTFIIPAELFPARFRSTCHGISGAAGKLGAIVGTVGFLWGTKRDEEHKDVFPDVKRVRIAFLILGGVCIAGVLVTYFCTRETMGRSLEENEEDEICAYSSAPGSPSASELPTITTQAIVF, encoded by the coding sequence ATGGAAAAAGTCATGTCCATATCCAAATCATCTCAAGTAGAAGAAGATTTACCACAACTACCAtcgtcttcctcttctacttCCTCCTCGTACAAACTCTTCTCTCGCCGTTTCTTCAGCCTCCACGGCCGTGACCTCTTCGCAGCCTCAGCCAATTGGTTCCTAGTGGACGTTGTCTTCTACACAAGCAACCTCCTTCTCTCTCAAATCCTCAATGTATCCAACAAACCTCACAATGTCTACGACTCTGCCTTCGAAGTGGCTAAGGTCGCAGCCACCGTAGCCGTGTGCTCGACCATCCCTGGTTATTGGTTCACCGTTTATTTCATCGATAGAGTCGGTCGAGTCAAGATTCAGATAATGGGGTTCTTTCTTATGGCCGTTGTTTACTTAGTCGCGGGCATTCCATACAGTTGGTATCGGTCTGACCATGGTTATACTAGTAATAAAGGCTTTGTTGTTCTCTACGGGTTGATCTTCTTCTTTAGCAACTTTGGTCCCAACACGACGACGTTTATAATCCCAGCTGAGCTTTTTCCAGCTAGGTTTAGGTCCACGTGCCATGGGATTTCGGGAGCTGCCGGGAAGCTTGGAGCTATAGTTGGAACTGTTGGTTTCTTGTGGGGCACGAAACGCGACGAAGAGCACAAAGACGTTTTCCCAGACGTGAAACGCGTGAGGATCGCGTTTTTGATACTTGGAGGCGTTTGTATCGCTGGAGTGCTGGTGACGTATTTCTGCACGCGTGAAACTATGGGAAGATCGTTAGAAGAGAACGAAGAGGACGAGATTTGTGCCTACTCGTCAGCACCAGGATCACCGTCTGCTAGTGAGTTACCTACAATCACAACACAAGCAATCGTCTTTTGA
- the LOC125576377 gene encoding probable inorganic phosphate transporter 1-9, with the protein MLGEIYYHEDSIGTPILSIFYAIALLGAALGQLLVGYLGDRLGRRRVYGICLMIMVLSSFGCGFSVCTSRRSCVMASLGFFRFVLGLGIGGDYPLSATIMSEFANKKTRGTFISAVFSMQGLGILMSSTVTMAVCAAFKNAGKGSSEKTKAAEADIAWRLILMIGAIPAALTFYWRMRMPETARLVQ; encoded by the coding sequence ATGCTCGGCGAAATCTATTACCACGAAGATTCAATCGGAACCCCTATTCTCTCCATTTTTTACGCCATCGCTCTCCTTGGCGCCGCCTTAGGTCAGCTCTTAGTCGGCTACTTAGGCGACCGACTAGGACGCAGACGTGTCTACGGTATATGTCTCATGATCATGGTCTTAAGCTCCTTTGGCTGCGGATTCTCCGTCTGCACAAGTCGCCGATCTTGCGTAATGGCGAGTCTTGGCTTCTTTAGATTCGTACTAGGGCTCGGGATCGGTGGAGATTACCCTCTCTCCGCCACCATCATGTCGGAGTTCGCTAATAAAAAGACGCGTGGGACTTTTATCTCCGCCGTGTTCTCCATGCAGGGGCTAGGCATCTTGATGAGCTCCACCGTTACGATGGCTGTATGTGCGGCGTTTAAGAATGCCGGAAAAGGTAGTTCGGAGAAAACGAAAGCGGCGGAAGCGGATATTGCTTGGAGGTTGATTCTGATGATCGGTGCTATTCCCGCCGCCTTAACGTTTTACTGGCGAATGCGTATGCCTGAAACCGCCAGGTTAGTTCAATAA
- the LOC106421598 gene encoding probable inorganic phosphate transporter 1-9 gives MPALKVLSALDVARIQWYHFKAIIVAGMGLFTDAYDLFCIAPIMKMIGHIYYHKDSIGTAVLSTSYAIALLGTALGQLIFGYLGDRVGRRRVYGLCLMIMVLSSFGCGFSVCTTRRSCVIASLGFFRFVLGLGIGGDYPLSATIMSEFANKRTRGAFIAAVFSMQGLGILMSSAVTMAVCEAFKNAGEGSLEKMRAAGMETLAPPEADIAWRLILMIGALPAALTFYWRMLMPETARYTALVENNAIQAARDMQKVMSESILSQIAEDTSSEPPQQPPSSSPYKLFSRRFFRLHGRDLFAASANWFLVDVVFYTSNLLLSQIFTFSNKPLNSTNVYDSAFEVAKVAAIVAACSTIPGYWFTVYFIDRVGRVKIQIMGFFLMAVVYLAAGIPYSWYWSKHEKTNKGFMVLYGLIFFFSNFGPNTTTFIIPAELFPTRFRSTCHGISGAAGKLGAIVGTVGFLWATKHDEKEKEDVFPDVKRVRIAFLILGGVCIAGVLVTYFFTRETMGRSLEENEEEDEIGTTTAAPGGSLSANELLPRQ, from the exons ATGCCGGCTCTAAAAGTGTTATCGGCGTTAGATGTGGCGAGGATACAGTGGTACCATTTCAAGGCCATAATCGTCGCCGGAATGGGTCTCTTCACCGACGCTTACGATCTCTTCTGTATAGCTCCGATCATGAAAATGATCGGCCATATCTATTACCACAAAGACTCCATTGGAACCGCTGTTCTCTCCACTTCTTACGCCATCGCTCTCCTCGGCACCGCCTTAGGTCAGCTCATCTTCGGCTACTTAGGTGACAGAGTCGGACGGCGAAGAGTCTACGGTCTCTGTCTCATGATCATGGTCTTAAGCTCCTTCGGCTGCGGTTTCTCTGTCTGCACGACTCGCCGTTCTTGCGTCATAGCGAGTCTTGGATTCTTTAGATTCGTCCTAGGGCTAGGGATCGGTGGAGACTACCCTCTCTCCGCCACGATCATGTCGGAGTTCGCTAATAAACGGACGCGTGGGGCTTTTATCGCCGCCGTGTTCTCCATGCAGGGGCTAGGGATCTTGATGAGCTCAGCCGTTACGATGGCTGTGTGTGAGGCGTTTAAGAACGCCGGAGAAGGGAGTTTGGAGAAAATGAGAGCGGCAGGGATGGAGACTTTGGCTCCGCCGGAAGCGGATATTGCTTGGAGGTTGATTCTGATGATCGGTGCTCTTCCCGCCGCTTTAACGTTTTACTGGCGAATGCTTATGCCTGAAACCGCCAG ATACACAGCATTAGTTGAGAACAATGCAATTCAAGCAGCAAGAGATATGCAAAAAGTCATGTCCGAATCCATATTATCTCAAATAGCCGAAGATACATCATCAGAGCCGCCACAACAACCACCGTCTTCTTCCCCCTACAAACTCTTCTCTCGCCGCTTCTTCAGACTCCACGGCCGTGACCTCTTCGCAGCTTCGGCCAACTGGTTCCTAGTCGACGTGGTCTTCTACACAAGCAACCTCCTCCTCTCTCAAATATTCACCTTCTCCAACAAACCTCTCAATTCCACAAACGTCTACGACTCTGCCTTCGAGGTGGCTAAGGTCGCAGCCATCGTAGCCGCGTGCTCAACCATCCCCGGTTACTGGTTCACGGTTTACTTCATCGATAGAGTTGGTCGAGTCAAGATTCAGATAATGGGATTTTTCCTCATGGCCGTTGTTTACTTAGCCGCTGGCATCCCCTACAGTTGGTATTGGTCTAAGCATGAGAAGACTAATAAAGGCTTTATGGTTCTCTACGGATTAATCTTCTTCTTTAGCAACTTTGGACCTAATACGACGACGTTTATAATCCCAGCGGAGCTTTTTCCGACAAGGTTTAGGTCAACGTGTCATGGGATTTCAGGAGCTGCCGGGAAGCTTGGAGCGATAGTTGGGACTGTTGGTTTCTTGTGGGCCACGAAACACGATGAAAAGGAGAAAGAGGACGTTTTTCCAGACGTGAAACGCGTGAGGATCGCGTTTTTGATCCTTGGCGGCGTTTGTATCGCTGGGGTGTTGGTGACGTACTTCTTCACGCGTGAAACTATGGGAAGATCGTTAGAAGAGAACGAAGAAGAGGACGAGATTGGTACTACCACAGCAGCACCAGGAGGATCTCTATCTGCTAATGAGTTACTTCCAAGACAATAG
- the LOC106421565 gene encoding probable inorganic phosphate transporter 1-9, with the protein MAVLRLLSALDVARIQLYHFKAIIIAGMSLFTDAYDLFCIAPVLKMLGEIYYHEDSIGTPILSTFYAIALLGAALGQLLVGYLGDRLGRRRVYGICLMIMVLSSFGCGFSVCTTRKSCVMASLGFFRFALGLGIGGDYPLSATIMSEFANKRSRGTFISAVFSMQGLGILMSSAVTMSVCSAFKNAGERSSEKTRAEESDIAWRLILMIGAIPAALTFYWRMRMPETARYTALVEKNAFQAEKDMQKVMSVCKVSQVEEDLPEEPPCSSSSSYKLFSRRFFSLHGRDLFAASANWFLVDVVFYTSNLLLFQIVNLSDKPASISNVYDSAFEAAKVAAIVAACSTIPGYWFTVYFIDRVGRVKIQIMGFFFMAVVYLAAGIPYSWYRSDHGYTSNKGFVVIYGLIFFFSNFGPNTTTFIIPAELFPARFRSTCHGISGAAGKLGAIVGTVGFLWGTKRDEEHKDVFPDVKRVRIAFLILGGVCIAGVLVTYFCTRETMGRSLEENEEDEIITRMSSADELLPRRQ; encoded by the exons ATGGCGGTGCTGAGATTGTTGTCAGCGTTAGATGTGGCGAGGATACAGTTGTACCATTTCAAGGCGATTATAATCGCCGGAATGAGTCTCTTCACCGACGCTTATGACCTCTTCTGTATAGCTCCGGTCTTGAAAATGCTCGGCGAAATCTATTACCACGAAGACTCAATCGGAACCCCTATTCTCTCCACTTTTTACGCCATCGCTCTTCTTGGCGCCGCCTTAGGTCAGCTCTTAGTCGGCTACTTAGGCGACCGACTAGGACGCAGACGTGTCTACGGTATATGTCTCATGATCATGGTCTTGAGCTCCTTCGGCTGCGGTTTCTCCGTCTGCACCACTCGCAAGTCTTGCGTCATGGCGAGTCTTGGCTTCTTCAGGTTCGCCCTCGGGCTTGGTATCGGTGGAGACTACCCTCTCTCCGCCACGATCATGTCGGAGTTCGCTAATAAACGGTCGCGTGGGACTTTTATCTCTGCCGTGTTCTCCATGCAGGGGCTAGGAATCTTGATGAGCTCCGCCGTTACGATGTCTGTATGCTCGGCGTTCAAGAACGCAGGAGAAAGGAGTTCAGAGAAAACTAGAGCAGAGGAATCTGATATTGCATGGAGGTTGATTCTGATGATCGGTGCTATTCCCGCTGCGTTAACGTTCTACTGGCGAATGCGCATGCCTGAAACCGCAAG ATATACAGCACTAGTTGAGAAAAATGCTTTCCAAGCAGAAAAAGACATGCAAAAAGTCATGTCCGTGTGCAAAGTATCTCAAGTAGAAGAAGATTTACCGGAAGAACCAccgtgttcttcttcttcctcgtacAAACTCTTCTCTCGCCGTTTCTTCAGCCTCCACGGCCGTGACCTCTTCGCAGCCTCAGCCAATTGGTTCCTAGTGGACGTTGTCTTCTATACAAGCAACCTCCTCCTCTTTCAAATCGTCAATTTATCCGACAAACCTGCCAGTATCTCAAATGTCTACGACTCTGCCTTCGAAGCAGCTAAGGTCGCAGCCATCGTAGCCGCGTGCTCCACCATCCCTGGTTACTGGTTCACGGTTTATTTCATCGACAGAGTTGGTCGTGTCAAGATTCAGATAATGGGTTTTTTCTTTATGGCCGTTGTGTACTTAGCCGCTGGCATTCCGTACAGTTGGTATCGGTCTGATCATGGTTATACTAGTAATAAAGGCTTTGTTGTCATCTACGggttgatcttcttcttcagcaaCTTTGGTCCCAACACGACGACGTTTATAATCCCAGCTGAGCTTTTTCCAGCTAGGTTTAGGTCAACTTGCCATGGGATTTCCGGAGCTGCCGGTAAGCTTGGAGCTATTGTTGGGACTGTTGGTTTCTTGTGGGGCACAAAACGCGACGAAGAGCACAAAGACGTTTTCCCTGACGTCAAACGAGTGAGAATCGCGTTTTTGATACTTGGAGGCGTTTGTATCGCTGGAGTGCTGGTGACGTATTTCTGCACGCGTGAAACTATGGGTAGATCCTTGGAAGAGAACGAAGAGGACGAGATCATAACAAGGATGTCGTCTGCTGATGAGTTACTTCCAAGACGACAGTGA
- the LOC106421571 gene encoding increased DNA methylation 3 — protein MNPEIHHSKVISHVFFTGSAKQGSPGPPIGLVDIGESDIAYLFRVSLPGIHKNLNKIKCEIQREGRVCIQGVVPEIAIPSDSGCLYRMQVQQLCPPGPFSITFNLPGQVDPRLFSPKFRPDGIFEVVVVKLGVRVPTS, from the exons ATGAACCCTGAGATTCATCACTCCAAAGTGATCTCTCATGTCTTTTTCACCGGCTCTGCCAAGCAAGGCTCTCCTGGGCCACCCATTGGTCTTGTCGACATTGGTGAGAGCGACATTGCCTACCTCTTCAGAGTCTCTCTCCCTGGCATTCACAAAAATCTAA ATAAGATCAAATGCGAGATTCAGAGGGAGGGAAGAGTATGCATACAAGGAGTAGTACCCGAGATTGCTATTCCGAGTGACTCAGGATGCTTGTACAGGATGCAAGTGCAGCAGCTCTGCCCACCAGGTCCTTTCTCCATCACGTTTAACCTTCCGGGACAAGTGGATCCTCGCTTGTTTTCTCCAAAGTTTAGACCTGATGGGATCTTTGAAGTTGTTGTCGTCAAGCTCGGTGTACGCGTTCCAACTTCATAG
- the LOC106421600 gene encoding short-chain dehydrogenase/reductase family 42E member 1-like yields MEMNQEENIGIQGRVVAVTGGLGLVGSNVCLELLRRGALQVRSLDCRKTSPWSDHLTESGVHCINGDVVSIEDVEEALDGVDCVIHLASYGGSGKEMVQTRRIEEVNVEGTRNVLETCVKKGITKVVYLSSNGVVFGGKEIENGDETLPCLSSNQYVGPYDQTKSVAEQLVLKNNGRIVETRSGHGSLLSTCAIRCPLVYGPAEEKYLDRLISDARLGLLLFKIGDPNSKIDWIYVDNIVLALMLATTGLMSKYSKVAGKAYFVSDGSPINFFEFLQPLLKNLDYDLPKSSLSIPLAVSLGNICKAIYIMLSPLLNQRWIPQPLILPPEVYKVGVTNYYSIQKAKEELGYEPKTHPEEAMTETITYFKDKKRREVDGPSIYAWLFCVIGLPSILSVAWLPDIGPIPFLRVIALFIFRSMLALRIASGIVVTAHVSEAFYALWLARRVDPRNATAWFWRTLLLATFSLRLLWKRRGKEVEQTAIREGLLTDSMSV; encoded by the exons ATGGAGATGAACCAAGAGGAGAACATAGGAATACAAGGCAGAGTCGTAGCCGTGACTGGTGGGTTGGGTTTAGTCGGTTCCAACGTATGCCTTGAGCTGCTCCGGCGTGGAGCTCTCCAGGTCCGCTCCTTAGACTGTCGCAAAACCTCTCCCTGGTCCGACCATCTCACAGAATCGGGCGTCCACTGCATAAACG GAGATGTTGTGAGTATAGAGGACGTAGAAGAGGCTCTTGACGGAGTAGACTGTGTGATTCATCTAGCTTCGTACGGTGGTTCGGGTAAGGAAATGGTTCAGACTCGTCGGATAGAGGAGGTCAACGTCGAAGGTACTCGTAACGTTTTGGAAACCTGTGTGAAGAAAGGGATCACGAAGGTTGTGTATTTGAGCTCAAACGGTGTCGTTTTCGGTGGAAAAGAGATTGAGAATGGAGATGAAACTCTTCCTTGTTTATCTTCCAATCAATACGTCGGCCCGTATGATCAGACTAAATCTGTTGCTGAACAGTTGGTTCTCAAGAACAACGGTCGTATTGTCGA GACTAGGAGTGGGCATGGAAGTCTTTTATCTACGTGTGCGATTCGTTGTCCACTTGTTTACGGACCTGCTGAAGAGAAGTATCTTGATAGGCTAATCTCTGATGCAAGATTAGGTTTATTACTCTTCAAAATCGGCGATCCAAACTCGAAAATCGACTGGATTTATGTGGATAACATAGTACTAGCACTCATGTTAGCGACCACCGGTTTAATGTCTAAATACTCAAAAGTTGCTGGGAAGGCCTACTTTGTTTCAGATGGTAGTCCTATAAATTTCTTTGAGTTTCTCCAGCCACTACTGAAGAATTTAGATTATGACCTGCCCAAGTCATCGCTATCTATTCCACTTGCGGTTTCACTCGGAAATATATGCAAAGCTATATACATAATGCTATCTCCATTGCTGAACCAACGGTGGATTCCACAACCACTGATTCTTCCACCAGAAGTTTATAAG GTGGGAGTGACTAACTACTACTCGATCCAGAAAGCCAAGGAAGAACTAGGTTACGAGCCCAAGACACATCCGGAAGAAGCCATGACCGAAactattacatattttaaagacaagaagagaagagaagtggATGGACCGAGCATTTACGCTTGGCTTTTCTGTGTGATCGGTTTGCCTAGCATTCTATCGGTTGCATGGCTACCTGATATTGGACCCATACCGTTCCTTCGAGTCATTGCACTGTTTATCTTCAGGTCTATGTTGGCATTGAGGATAGCGTCGGGGATTGTGGTGACAGCGCACGTGAGTGAAGCGTTCTATGCGTTGTGGCTTGCTAGGAGAGTGGATCCGAGGAACGCAACAGCTTGGTTTTGGCGAACGCTGCTTCTCGCTACTTTCTCCCTTCGTTTACTTTGGAAAAGAAGAGGCAAGGAAGTGGAGCAAACAGCAATAAGAGAAGGTCTTCTAACCGACTCAATGTCAGTTTAG
- the LOC106421668 gene encoding psbP domain-containing protein 3, chloroplastic, producing MAAISPWLSSPQSFSNPRVSTRYSSRRCTSLPAVVSSQEHHQIPCRDQVGMKRREVMLQLASSAFFLPFIVSPAFAETSIVSSEAFRVYTDEANKFEISIPQDWQVGQAAEPNGFKSITAFYPEETSSYNVSVAITGLGPDFTRMESFGKVEAFAETLVSGLDRSWQKPAGVTAKLVDSRSSKGFYYIEYTLLNPGEARKHLYSAIGMTTNGWYNRLYTVTGQFTDEESADQSSKIQKAVKSFKFI from the exons ATGGCAGCGATTTCTCCATGGCTTTCTTCTCCGCAGAGCTTCTCGAATCCCCGCGTTTCCACTCGCTATA GTTCAAGAAGATGCACATCACTTCCTGCTGTCGTCTCTTCTCAGGAACATCATCAGATTCC GTGTAGAGATCAGGTTGGGATGAAGAGAAGGGAAGTCATGTTACAGCTAGCTTCCTCTGCTTTCTTCCTTCCCTTCATCGTTTCACCTGCATTTGCAGAGACAAGTATTGTTTCTTCAGAGGCTTTCCGTGTGTACACAGATGAAGCCAACAAGTTCGAGATATCTATTCCACAAG ACTGGCAAGTAGGACAAGCAGCAGAACCTAACGGGTTCAAGTCAATCACAGCTTTCTACCCTGAAGAAACTTCATCATACAACG TGAGTGTAGCGATCACTGGACTAGGTCCAGACTTCACTAGGATGGAGTCTTTTGGAAAGGTGGAAGCTTTCGCCGAAACACTG GTCAGTGGATTGGATAGAAGCTGGCAGAAACCAGCAGGAGTTACTGCTAAGCTAGTTGATAGCAGATCTTCCAAAg GGTTCTATTACATTGAGTATACATTGCTAAACCCTGGAGAAGCTCGTAAGCATTTGTACTCTGCGATTGGGATGACAACAAACGGTTGGTACAACCGTTTGTACACTGTCACTGGACAA TTTACAGATGAAGAATCTGCTGATCAAAGCTCCAAGATCCAGAAG GCAGTCAAGTCTTTCAAATTCATATGA
- the LOC106421667 gene encoding RNA-binding protein 24-B: protein MAYQPVPGSGFHYLNSPFGDTTFTKVFVGGLAWETQSEALRRHFEQFGDILEAVVIADKNTGRSKGYGFVTFRDPEAARRACADPTPVIDGRRANCNLASLGRPRPPLPYALIPNMPGRLRPASPYIGNVQGPRGPPFGNYPYQQPLPYNYQQGVVYPYGVAAYGPEYMYSQSQGLYGPYMGQQYLQVYGVPGAVNTPVYQYGQFNQTVPSGQSYTALQGYSVPGSHVLQLGGSTVSAMTTSSMPALQAPYPPGPAPAQSHIIVHPPQFMQSSSSDQTTR from the exons ATGGCGTATCAACCGGTTCCTGGTTCTGGGTTTCACTACTTGAACTCGCCTTTCGGAGATACGACTTTCACTAAGGTATTCGTCGGTGGCCTCGCTTGGGAGACTCAGAGTGAAGCCCTTCGTCGCCATTTCGAGCAGTTTGGTGATATCCTTGAGGCCGTCGTCATTGCTGATAAGAACACCGGCCGATCCAAAGGATACGGCTTt GTGACTTTTAGAGATCCAGAAGCTGCTAGGAGAGCTTGTGCTGACCCAACTCCAGTTATAGATGGTAGACGTGCGAACTGTAATCTTGCTTCACTTGGTAGACCTCGCCCTCCGTTGCCCTATGCATTGATACCTAACATGCCTG GACGCTTAAGACCTGCTTCCCCCTACATTGGAAACGTGCAGGGTCCTCGTGGTCCACCTTTTGGAAACTATCCTTATCAGCAACCACTTCCATATAACTACCAGCAAGGAGTTGTGTATCCTTATGG ggTGGCTGCATATGGACCTGAGTACATGTACTCACAGTCACAG GGGTTATATGGTCCATACATGGGTCAGCAGTACCTTCAGGTCTACGGAGTACCTGGGGCAGTTAACACACCAGTTTATCAATACGGACAATTTAATCAGACTGTTCCCAGTGGCCAGAGCTATACAGCACTTCAAGGGTACTCGGTTCCAGGTAGCCATGTCCTGCAACTTGGTGGATCCACTGTTAGTGCCATGACTACTTCATCCATGCCTGCTCTTCAAGCTCCGTACCCTCCAG GTCCTGCTCCAGCACAGTCCCATATCATTGTCCATCCCCCTCAGTTTATGCAGAGTAGCAGTTCTGACCAAACAACAAGGTGA